The sequence TACTTATGTTTATGTGTTTATATATTACCCTCAATATATATGTTGCTGCATGTTTATATTGATTAAAATATAAACACACTACAtattgatggaatatatatatgtgtgtgtttttatattctcgCCAATATAAATGTTTGTATGTTTACTCATAATATATGTTTACGTGCATATTTACGTATTTATCATTTCTTTGTGTGCAAACACGGatattaacacacacacaaatatatgtatatgtatatgtgtgtgtatatatatatatatattttttatgaaaacatATATGCATATTTATGCATGCATGAtgtaatatattaatatattttacatGTGTAAACCTAAGAAGAATTTGAAGTTTCGAACCGTTTTGTGGATCCAAGGCCCACCTTGGGTACCTCATCCATTAGGTTCATCTTCTTAGCCCATGACCAATATTATTAGACAAATGGGCCAAGAATGTGTTAAAAATGCTTGGATTTAACACAACTCTTGTATCTTTTTAATTTGCACATTAATTTTCTGAGAAATAAATTACTTGGATATTCATCACTAATGATTCCACATTGGAATTTTGGTCCAGGTTAACCTTGTTAACCcctttaaattatttatttgagctACATGTTTTTTAATTCGAGTAATATACATGTGTTATGTTTTCCTATGTATGCACTATGTTGAGTCATTCAACCTATTGTggtcttttaatatatatatatatatatatattaatttttatttttattttactttactttatttttaagattttgatTTATGAAAGTTTGCAGCTCATTGTGCTCTTCGCTTGCTCCTCACACTCGCAAAAGTATCCTTAAATTGACAAAGTTATTAGGTACTAAAAAAATACAGCGATTTGATATTCCATTCtcttacataaataatgaattcaaTCATGAATTCAATTAGTATGACTCATTTATTATGTGAAAGGATAGAGTACTTCGTTGTTGTATTCCCAAATACTGAATAATTACTTATTTTAGACATAAACTAGTAATGAGTAATGACCCTTTCCATCCCTTAATAAAGCTTGTGATCAGGAGCAAAATGTTACATGTGCTAATATATGCtagttttttatttgtgaaGGATAGGATCTGCTATGGAATTCATTGCCATgtatctaatttttatttacttatttcattttaaaattttgagtacTTTCTACAAGGGGGgaaaatgttgtaaattgtgattttctttttttgaaccACTGTAAATTGTGATTGGTAGTACAAAGTATAACACTTATAGTCATAGTAAGACATAGGGTCCGTTTGAATACAGCTTAatttactgaaaactgaaaataataaaaaaaataattaaaaatttactgTTCACAAAAATTTTACTGTTTATAAGCTTACTTGCATTGTTCATGGACAAAAGAAACGctcgattaaaaaaaaaaaatttgtgggaaGCGCACATAgtatttccatttaaaaaaaaaaaattacaaaacaaagcatttaGACAGGCCGTAGCATCGAATAAATTCAAACGTGTGAAAGCCGAGCTTGTTTGGCAAGTATTtttatctgaaaaaaaaaaaaaaaaaaacacaaagcatCAATACCGGCCGTAGCTTCGCTTGGCTTTTGCCACAAGTAGCAAAGAATAAATTCAAACACGTGAAAGCCGAGCCTGTTCAGTAAGTTTTTgcgtttttaaaatttgttttaagtgCTCAAAAGTAAAATCATGTAAGAACCGAAAGAAAATTGTTTGATTGCACTGTTTTTGAAAACTCATCATAAGAATCATGCCCAAAAACGTTTTACTGaccaaaacttaaaattaaaaacactgtagtaaaataatatttaaatatataaatagtgcAATAggatccatttttaataaaaaggtaACTGAGAAGAGAGCGTAAAGAATATATAAACCGTGCATAAACAGTATATAAATAGTAACTTTGTCCTCGTGCAgcaggaaagaaaaagaaagaaaaaaaaaaaagaaggaaaacgcAGAAAACGTAGAAAACGCGTAAATCCAAACGCGTACTAGTTGTGCAGCTAGCTATTCACACTTCTCTACACGCTGCTATATATTGTTACTAAAACAAGCTAACCTTCTGTGTGAACCGTGATCTAGCTCTCTTGCAATGGCGGCGACACGGGACAATCCCGTGAGGAAGTTGGCAGATTCACTTCAGGCGCTTGCCGATACTGTAAACTCGGACAATCCACACATCAAGGTCAGCGACCTGGTTCAGTTTTGCCGTATGAGTTATACTGCTATCTTCTACTTTGGCATCACTGTTAAGTTTCCGGACCTGGACCCCCAAACTAAGGTTTGTGTGAACCATAgaatatgtataattttgaTTATAACTTACAATATATCTGCTTCAACCATAGAATATTACTGCACTAAGTTTGCTCACTCTGTCTCTCCTTAAATGTAATATAACCAAAGGTGGATAATTTTTTGGAAGCCTCAAAGAAATACGACACAATACAGGATTTAGTGGAAAGTGAAATTAAGAATGGTACTGCGAGGGATGAAGGTAGCCCATGCAGAACCCTGGCGCGATTTAGGCGTGTAATTGACTTGGCGAGGGAAGTGCTTGAGCAAATTCTTACTAGCGGCAGGTACGTCAAATCATCGATTTTCCCTATCTTAATTCTGTGtgttttccatttaaaaaaaaaaaatctttgtttttaatttaacaaaCTTAATTAAGggttcttctcaaaaaaaaaaaaaaaaaaaaaattaattaattaagagtGTTCATGATGAATTAGGTCGAGTCGGGTTTGGACTCAACTTGAACCAGACCTGAGCCTATTAGGTGGCTGAAAACATAACCCACCATTGACTGAGGAGCAGCACTAGGTCAGATCGGAAAATTAATACTTGTAATTTTGGCATTACTTTAATCAGATTTATAtgtgaacaaaaatattatattaatatcatcaaaagttcttttttttttttttttgagaagaaattttcaaaactattttaattattagtgAGTGTGTCatgatatatgtgtgtaaaggtttttttttttttgtcacctTGCCGCACGTCAAGATTTGATTGGGGAGTTCTTGAATGCGGGTTTAAGAGATGGAGAGATGctatgtcacaatatttttacaacattttcacaacaaatcacaggtggttaggtgttattggttcaaatttaaatttagcactgagattacttttttaattcagcaataacaactaataacaacctgccacttaagatttgttgtaaaaatgttgtgaacatatcatttctctaaaagATGACATTAAGAGATTGTTTGACATCGAGTAATGCTGCAccaacaaactattttataacatttttacaaattattgatgtggctaactttttattggtttttatctaGACCCaccattaatataatttttttatttattaataaccaTTCAAcacattagcagtttgtaaatttttttgtaaaaagtttgtatctctagcattactcgtTTGACATCAGCTTCagttttttagcttttagcttttagtttttatgtacaactttttaaaacttcatttttttctgcattttttcactttttcaaaatttttcaaggtataagtatattttagcacatttttagcaaaaagctAGATAAGTTGTTTTTAAACAGACATTAAGATAAATTCATTCATTCTCAAATGCTCAAAGAAGGCTGCCATTTTGTACCCTAATGAAAATACGAGATGTATTAATAATATTCATGCCTAAGTAATGTATGGAGAGAAACATAAATGACATAGCAAACTGTTGGTGATGAATTTGGAAGATTGAATtggatttaattatataagaaaaGTACTAGATcaataagagaagaaaaaatattagaaaattactaaaataagaAAAGTAGTTTGcatgaattaataaaaaagatgcTTAAGAGTCTTAGCTTAGCTTAGGTGCACTTCGGCGATAGTGCTAACAATACAACACATAACTATTGCTTTAATTCTTTGGCAAAAGCCACATTTCGTGGTGAAGTGACCCATTTAGTATCAACAAAAATTTTTCAATAACAATTATGCCTGTTCTACGACAACTCGACTGGTCTGGATGCAAAGTATTACTCATTCGGCAATATTCTTGGGACTTTTAGCAGTGACTTTATTTACCGGTTCAGTGATAGAGTACTCATCCAATGGCAAACTCTTCCATCCAGCAATAATGCAAGATTTGGAGTTTTACTTTGCTGAGTATTAGCCGGTTCTACAACTCCGccattattgattttttaagcTACAAGTCTGCCAAAACTACACAAATATAATCAAAATGCTCCTATGAATGCCAAAATCACCCGATGGAGACTGTACTCTAAATTCTTGTAGTTCAATTTTATTCCTGCTCGGCCCAGGCCTCTCTTAGGTCTTTGGCTTTTAGTTGAacattactaattttttttgtttatgtggTAAGAGTTGCTGCACAATCAACCGAGGAGAACAGTCAAAAATCAAGCATTGATTACACGCATTTGAGGCaggttttcttctttattttaggaatctatatatgttttattgtgtattttatgtttttttttaatgatggaTATTGGCCCAAgtatatattatagcataataTGCATAAAGTGAtggaaaattgaattaaaaacaataCTGTATGAATCTAAATCTAttaaatgtttatttattattatatatagcaTTTTTGTCCAATCGATCCACTTCTATCCAATTCGGTCCATTTCCATCCACTTCAATTCATTTCGATTTACTtcaaaaaaagtattaattaaacacaccaaaaataataaaataaaataattatagagataaaaagataaaaaatacttgtaaaaatcttaacaaaaaaaaaaaaaaaacttgaaacaaaagtttctttttatatattacacttcattgaaaaataattatatatttccaAGTGTTGTGTAGGGTTGTgactagtaataataaaataaaaatttacctaCTTTAATCGAACTTGGACTTGCGTCTTAATAAATTGGGAACTGAGTGAATTTTCAAGGAATACGTATCTTCCCAATAGAATTTATATAGGACCAATTTAATTAATCATGAAAATGATTggacataataaaaataattttacattCCATGAAAGTCAAAGGATTTCCCATAATTAAAATGAGGCTTCAAGGTGTGCATTTTAAATCAATGAAATGATATTTTTGTCCAAAATAGTGGGATTCATCTAGCCAAAGGAAAAACAATTAGAGCGCAAACTCCATTAGAATTTAGAATGACATTTCAAAGGAAACTAAAGCAGATTTTACAACAATAAAACACGTTTCCTaggaaatatcaaaataaatatttagttGAGTAATCTCTCTCGATTCAAACTTAATTTTGTTTATGACGTTGAAGGGAATTTCATGGTCTAGTTACTGTGTTATCAAACTTAAATCAATCAAGTGGttggattttatttaaaaattaagcaTATTTGGTCATCTTAATGAAaattgaccccaaaaaaaaaaatttaccatttGAACCATGAAATTATGTCCCTGAAATTAGAAATCAAACTTCCATCAAAATTAAGGGGCTAGACAGTTAAAATATACGGTATCAGTACAAATGATATTGAAATTCAGGGATGAATTGACTTCTCCTTAATAAACAAAAGATATTAAGACCCATTTTAGGGTTGTAGCGAAGTTAAATACAATTTTATCATGTAATACAACTATTGGCTTTGCACGTATATATGCAAACTATTTTTTCATAGATCTTTTTTTATGACAGGAAAAATTCTGTTGAGACATTTGCAGTAGCTTATGAGCAAGTTTTTGTTCCATATCCTGGATGGACTGCCGGTGAATGTTTTAGTTTGTCCGTCGGTTTGTCCAAGAATATTGTGCTTGCTGCATTGGAAGAACTTCCTCCTCCGGACCTCTTATTGAAGATTTTAAATGAAGATGGTAAGAATTCCTCGTTACATTGCTAGTTTTAGTTTGTTCAAATATAAAACTTTTATACATTCTGGTTGTATTTATTCTTGCACTATTCAGAAAAATCCACCCATTGTTGTACAAACAATTAACAAGTTAGCTTCTTCTATCCTCAATGACCAAACTCCTCATGAACAATTATTTGGGACCTCGATCTCCCACTAATAGTCAACTTAAGACGTATGGTTCTTCAACTTTGTCCTGCTCCAATCTCTGGAACAAACTAAACTGCAATCATGTTCTCGCCTCTACGTCTTCCTTGGATATGATGTTGAACATAAAGGATACAAGTGTTATTATAGTCCTATATATTTCTAATAGTTTAATTTCGATTTCTGAGTTTTAGTCGTGCTATTGTTCGAGATATATGATAAACACGTTTACGCCAGTAGTGAATAAGTTTTCACTAGTGCAAAAACTGACTTCCTTGTTTGATATTAATTATAACaacatatatatttgaaattattacatattttgaatggttttggttttgttcttctgaattttctttgcttttatCAGAGGATTCAGCGAAGGAGCAAGCTCACAAGTACATTAATGCGGCAAAAGTTGTTCTGCAGTACATTGACAGCGTCTTCCTATCATCTGAAACAGGTGCCGAGATGCTTAGGTCGATCTAGTTTAATTTCCATTCTGGAAATTGCTTATGAAGGATTGATCAGTTTGTAAAACATTGGCATTGCAAAACCAGTTTGATTTCATAAAGAAACCTGTACGCTGCTCTACTGCTTTCAACTACGAAAACTATATATGTCAGGAGTTTGTGCTACATAAACAATGTGTGTTTTGATAATGATGTGAAATTTGATAACTATATGTTTTCTTATGGATCGTCACCTCAGATGGGCTTTGGAATATCAACTTTCACTTACTACAGCTATCTAGCCTACTTAACCATTCACATGTTACCCTTTCTCACATAAAAATGGATTTtgtttattaaatctttagtgaGACCCACTATGAAAAGAGTGAGTGTTGatcctaaaatattaaataatttaaacacATATGCATGTATATATTACTTATACATAAAGTATGTATGTAACATTGTTTAAGATGTAATAATTAGTCTTcacataattcaaaataatttccttttcattcaagttttttttttgttttttttttttgtaaaatatttactttcttaaaaaattattaattgattaaaattatcATAATTGCAAGTCAATATcattaaaaagtaaattttaaaaaaaaaatcattaaaaagtaaaaacgtAATCCGAGACTTCGATGAACATGCAAATTCAAtcaattccaaaaaatattaaactttACAACAATCATACAACAATCAAAATGACATATTGGATGAAAGAGCAAGCTATCCGATAAGAAAATCAAGCCACATCAAGATTTAACAACTAATATACTTTCTTGTAATCTAAAGCTTAAATTGTGTgaaagaaattttgaataatgGTCAAAAGTAGTGGAATTTAGAATTCCATGCAACCACACAATCTCTTGAAtgaataattttgtaattgtgCATCATTGAAAATCTTGCGACAGGACCCtgtagaaaacctatcaacaagaACAAACATGGAGTCTACTCCCCTTTTGAGTTTTTGGAAGTCCTAACGCAAAGTCCATTAGTAGGTCCTCTCAAATTGATTATGTGAAGCTAATTGAAGAGAGTGATGCTGCatttaaaacaattaatgtCTCTCTTAaaaactctctcaaaatttctgcagactttttcttttagaaattgTTCTTTTGACCATTATCCAAAATTTCTTGCTCACTTTTGGCTCACTTTGTGGAGGAGGTTTGACATGAGCTTAAATTACATTTAGCAGTATCATGCACCTCAGACTGATGGGCAAATGAAATTGAGGTGAGGCCATGAATAGAACTTTAAGGAATTTAAATTGTAGTATTTGCCAAGATAAGACAGAGCCATAGGATAATGCACTTGCAAAAGCTGAATTTGACTACAACGTGTTGTCCATAGTTTTACTAGACAATCACCATCCTCTATTATCTATCATGGAAGCTTCTGAAACATGCATTGAACTGAGTCACATTGCCTAAAGTCCATGATTTTTGCACCTCAACAATTAATATAGTGGAACAAATTCAGCCGGTTCAGGTAGAGGTAAAGAAATTTGGAAGACATTTAATATGTTGGACTTGGTACAgattacataattttatatgTTAGACTTGTACAAATTACATCTACCTGAGGAGTACACCATCCAGAGATCGAAGTTCTTCACAAGTGGAAAGGAAGTGCCCCTAGAATTTCTTGATAAGTTGGTTAATTAGAAACCAAGGCAGATGGGGTGTAATTCAAATTACAAATAACAAACTAcgtacatgtgtttaaattaAATTGCCATCCTATTTGAGCCTTTCCATGTGCTTTCTGAGCACATAGAAAGGTTTAAATATAAGAGTCAACAATgtataatatcatttttttttttttactggtaTATCTTGAAAATAGAGACTACGAAGATAATCTCTCAAATTCATCACACTCATCTCTGTGGAGACATTAGTTTTTATTCAATATAATAACATCAGTCAAAAGTCATATTTTCCGCCTCATGTCTAATGGAATCAAAGAGTGCAGTAGACAAATAACGCTCCCCACGGCTGGGAAAAATCACCTGTGCCGCACGCAAAATCAGAAGATAGCGTTAATGGAATTGGGTTCAACATATGCTGACAAGtatagttttaacttttaagccATGCTGACAACACGCTTTATAGCAATAGTTAAtaaactatatttaaaaaaatttgacatcactttaaaaaaatataaaaaaactgtgaacaaaattaattattttatattattttataaaatatttttaaaaataattcttaaattaataattcCCCTAAAACATTTGGGTATATTTGGGTCAAtggaaaaattaagaaagaagaaGGGCAAATTGGAGATTCAACAAATGGAATGAGTGGATGATGACAACTAATCCTCACTTTCTCCCAATGAACCCCACGTAGACTCCttctcttatcttcttctcttctccACCGCTCTTTTAGAGGTTGCTTTCCAGCAATCTTATATGGAAGCTCTAGATTTTCCTCTCTATTCTTGGCCGTCATAAAAACAAAGgtaattttcatatttctttGATAGCTTAGTTGAAATATGCGTGTTTGTCATTAATGGTGGATCCTAGTCATATTAAGTTAATACTACTACttgggttttgtttaatttaatatGAGGGGTTGTCTAGGATTAATGGTCGAAAATATCAAGTTAGGGGTTGGAAGTTTCAATATATGGCAtctatgggtttgggtttttgtggGATATCATGCAATTAGTTTAATGCTTTGCCATTAGTTTTGATGTATGATGTGGTAGATTTGAAAACTGAATTTGAGGGGTTAGTTTTCTTGAGCAACATTATGGGTTTTATTAGGGTTGTTGAAGTTGACTATTTAGACTCATGTGAATGTGATTGTTGCATGTCAAGTGTTCAATATGTTGCCTCAATGAATTATGAGGGTGCATTTACTGGACTTGAGGGTGAGATGATTGCTATAGGTGAAGTTATGAGATTTCAATCTTGGTTGTTAGTACCTACATGTTGACTTGAGTTGGTGTAATCCTTGAATTTGTGACATTGTATATTGGCACCCATTCTTTGTCAATTGGCACCCATTCTTTGTGACAACCTCGTCTTTGTGACACCTTGTCATGTGGCCATGGATTTGATTTTCTAGTTTTGGAATGGTGTACTTTGTGATAAGCCTTATTCTTAATAGACTTGATGATTGTCTTTCTAGGTTCCATGGTATTTGGTGGTGGATCTAGTAATTTGACTTGCTTGCTTCTGTAATGTCCAACTGAGGTAAATTGGTGAACTTTATGAggtaagtatatttttaatggGGTTTTTGTAAAACAATCATTATTGCACATTTGCACtcaattattttatggttaaaCCCCAATTTGGAACATTGTCCTTGGTTTTCCTAACTATGTGTACTATTCTTGTTAGTTAATTGTTTATGGAAAATGCAGGAAGCATGGCCagtaaatttatatttgaaattgcATATAAAGAAATGCATGATTTGTTGGCATGGAAATTCTAAAGATGTTTTATATTGGCTTGTGTTATTCGGAAAATTGATAGAAAACTTCCTGACAAAGAATGGTTTTGTGAACCCTGTGGAAATATTGGTTCGTTTTGGAAACCTTGTGGAAATATTGGTTATTGAAGGTTTTCTTGGAATTACTTGGAAATATGTTATGAAATTTAATTACATCATACTTGTGAGCTCATTTGTTGTTTGTGCGTGTGTGCTGTGAATATGTGATAATTGTGATTACCCAATTGGATGCAGCAGTCTTTGTGACATTGGCATGGAAGCACCTAAGTCTTTGTGACACGGTGGCCCAATAATTGCAGTCTTTGTGACATGGCCAGTAGCACAACACCCGAGTCTTTATGATACGGTGGTTTATATGGTGACACCTGAGTCTGTGACACAATGGCCAGTAAATAGTACTTGCAGTCTTTGTGACATGGCCAATAGTGCAACACCTGAGTCTTTGTGACATGGTGGCTTAATATAATGGCACCTGAGTTTGTGTGACACAATAGCTAGTACCTATTACTTGCAGTCTTTGTGTGGCACTTGAGTCTGTGTGACACGGTAGCCAATGCCTGGTACTCGCGGTCTTTGTGACACAACTAGGATCATGACacttgagttcatggaacttGTCTATGTGACATTGGTGACTAGATATATTAGCCTATGTGGAGTCCTACTAGAGGATGTTGGATTCTATTGGAGGTCCTAGGAGTTTGTAGGCCTTGGGTGTGCTAGACCTAGATTTGTTGTTGGGATTGCATATTTTAGGAAGGGCTGTGGCCTTGAGTTGATTCGTTTGGAGTTTTggtatatatacatgtatattATGGAGGTTCATGATTTATACTTCGTTTTGTTTGTATATGTgttatagagctctgacttagaTTGCAAAGATTCCAgtatttttatcatatttgaAAGAGGGTGGGGGGGAATCTCCTACAGTTTCTCTTGCTTTGGAGCATTTGGGGTTTGTTCAGAGCATTTGGGATTTGGGGCGTGACATAGGCACTGCTATAACAATTCAAAAATGACCTAAGGGTGGGAAAAGGTCAGGTTTAGATCTGACATAAAGACTTTTCTGGAGTTCCAAATTGATAATTGACCTGAATTCTATACAAACTCAACCTGTTCTTTGTTCCAAGCCACGTAAGGAaatttgcattttatattttgaaataggttaaatatccaattttaaaagaatttttttggaTTAGGTTGATAATTGATATGCATTACTTTGGGTTGGTTAAACATGTCTGACATATTTATGACACTACTAGGAACACTAACTAGGAACACTAATATGAAGGCTATAAGACTTACGACAATGAGTTTCCCAGCATTTTCCGGCCTC comes from Castanea sativa cultivar Marrone di Chiusa Pesio chromosome 3, ASM4071231v1 and encodes:
- the LOC142629873 gene encoding accelerated cell death 11-like isoform X3 yields the protein MAATRDNPVRKLADSLQALADTVNSDNPHIKVSDLVQFCRMSYTAIFYFGITVKFPDLDPQTKDLVESEIKNGTARDEGSPCRTLARFRRVIDLAREVLEQILTSGRVAAQSTEENSQKSSIDYTHLRKNSVETFAVAYEQVFVPYPGWTAGECFSLSVGLSKNIVLAALEELPPPDLLLKILNEDEDSAKEQAHKYINAAKVVLQYIDSVFLSSETGAEMLRSI
- the LOC142629873 gene encoding accelerated cell death 11-like isoform X1, producing the protein MAATRDNPVRKLADSLQALADTVNSDNPHIKVSDLVQFCRMSYTAIFYFGITVKFPDLDPQTKVDNFLEASKKYDTIQDLVESEIKNGTARDEGSPCRTLARFRRVIDLAREVLEQILTSGRVAAQSTEENSQKSSIDYTHLRKNSVETFAVAYEQVFVPYPGWTAGECFSLSVGLSKNIVLAALEELPPPDLLLKILNEDEDSAKEQAHKYINAAKVVLQYIDSVFLSSETGAEMLRSI
- the LOC142629873 gene encoding accelerated cell death 11-like isoform X2; this encodes MAATRDNPVRKLADSLQALADTVNSDNPHIKVSDLVQFCRMSYTAIFYFGITVKFPDLDPQTKVDNFLEASKKYDTIQDLVESEIKNGTARDEGSPCRTLARFRRVIDLAREVLEQILTSGRVAAQSTEENSQKSSIDYTHLRKNSVETFAVAYEQVFVPYPGWTAGECFSLSVGLSKNIVLAALEELPPPDLLLKILNEDEDSAKEQAHKYINAAKVVLQYIDSVFLSSETGAEMLRSI